A genomic region of Paenibacillus sp. PL2-23 contains the following coding sequences:
- a CDS encoding ribose-phosphate pyrophosphokinase, translating to MDKIKVFSGSSNPELAAKVCKQLEIPLGKSTMSRQQSGEIHVSYEESIRNYHVFIVQSLSHPVNEHLVELLVMVDAAKRASAKSINIVMPYYGYARQERKSAPREPISAKMVADVLTTAGATRIISVDLHADPIQGFFKITVDHLTALDMIIDYLRSKSIRNPVVVSPDAGRATMAEKLAGLMDCPFAIMIKNRPAHNQSEITHIIGEVDGMTPIIIEDLIDTGSTIVNVVEALKKRGAEDAYICATHGLFSDNAVDKLNHPNIHEVVITDTIALNRPRPDKFTVLEMAPLLGTAIRIITEGGSIATLFKAD from the coding sequence ATGGACAAGATCAAAGTATTCTCAGGCTCCTCGAATCCCGAGCTGGCCGCCAAGGTGTGCAAGCAGCTCGAAATTCCGTTGGGCAAGTCAACCATGTCAAGACAGCAAAGCGGTGAAATTCACGTATCGTACGAGGAATCCATTCGCAACTATCATGTATTTATCGTACAATCGTTATCCCATCCCGTGAATGAGCATCTTGTAGAGCTGCTGGTCATGGTCGACGCGGCGAAACGCGCTTCCGCCAAATCCATTAATATCGTTATGCCTTATTACGGCTATGCCCGTCAGGAGAGAAAATCCGCGCCGCGCGAGCCCATCTCGGCCAAGATGGTTGCAGATGTGCTGACGACTGCCGGAGCAACACGAATCATATCCGTCGATCTTCACGCCGACCCCATCCAGGGCTTCTTCAAGATTACGGTGGATCACCTTACCGCGCTGGATATGATTATCGATTATTTACGCTCCAAGTCCATCAGAAACCCTGTTGTGGTCTCGCCGGACGCGGGCCGCGCCACGATGGCGGAGAAGCTGGCCGGTCTGATGGATTGTCCGTTCGCCATTATGATCAAGAACAGGCCTGCGCATAATCAATCCGAAATTACACATATTATCGGCGAAGTGGATGGCATGACTCCGATTATTATCGAAGATTTGATCGATACCGGCAGCACAATTGTCAACGTGGTGGAGGCGCTCAAGAAGCGCGGCGCGGAGGATGCCTATATATGCGCGACGCATGGCTTGTTCTCCGACAACGCGGTGGACAAGTTGAATCACCCCAACATTCATGAGGTCGTGATTACCGATACCATCGCACTGAACCGTCCGCGTCCGGATAAGTTCACCGTGCTGGAGATGGCCCCGCTGCTGGGAACCGCCATCCGCATCATCACAGAGGGCGGCTCCATCGCCACGCTATTCAAAGCGGATTAG
- a CDS encoding aldo/keto reductase, which yields MDYIQIEGCPKPVSRLMKGTDYFYHDSYEKAAANMDAYLAIGGNSVDSAHIYCGGQSEEVLGRYMKERGNRDEIVILTKGAHHDQNGPRVSKEDIRHDLETSLSRLGTDYIDLYGLHRDDPQVPVQVIVDALNEHIAAGKVHAIGVSNWTWQRIQEANDYATANGLKGFTFSSPNLSLAKPNEPFWKGCVSADEETCNWHERTGLPLLSWSSQARGFFTGRFTPEVRDNADLVRVFYNDDNWERLERAKRLAEEKGATAIQIALAYVLNQPFPTCALIGAQSQAELLSCDEGSRISLTPEEMDWLDLKRR from the coding sequence ATGGATTATATTCAAATCGAGGGCTGCCCGAAGCCGGTGTCCCGTCTTATGAAAGGCACGGATTATTTCTACCATGACAGCTATGAGAAGGCAGCGGCCAATATGGACGCTTACCTGGCGATTGGAGGCAATTCCGTTGATTCGGCGCATATTTATTGCGGCGGGCAAAGCGAGGAAGTGCTTGGCCGATATATGAAGGAGCGGGGCAATCGTGACGAGATCGTCATCTTGACAAAGGGCGCGCACCATGACCAGAACGGTCCACGCGTGTCGAAGGAAGATATCAGGCATGATCTGGAGACGAGCCTGAGCAGGCTGGGTACGGACTATATCGATTTGTACGGCCTGCATCGCGACGATCCTCAGGTTCCGGTACAAGTCATTGTGGATGCGCTCAACGAGCATATAGCTGCGGGGAAGGTACATGCCATTGGTGTATCGAACTGGACGTGGCAGCGTATTCAGGAAGCCAATGATTACGCAACCGCCAACGGCTTGAAGGGCTTCACGTTCAGCAGTCCGAATTTGAGCCTGGCGAAGCCGAATGAGCCTTTCTGGAAGGGCTGCGTCTCCGCAGACGAAGAAACCTGCAATTGGCATGAGCGGACGGGCTTGCCGCTGCTGTCATGGTCTTCGCAGGCGAGAGGCTTCTTCACAGGGCGGTTCACCCCGGAGGTTCGAGATAACGCCGACCTGGTGCGTGTATTCTATAACGACGACAATTGGGAAAGGCTTGAGAGAGCGAAGCGGCTTGCCGAAGAGAAGGGCGCAACCGCAATACAAATCGCATTGGCTTATGTGCTGAATCAGCCATTCCCAACTTGCGCGCTGATTGGAGCCCAGTCTCAGGCGGAGCTGCTGTCCTGCGACGAGGGCTCCCGAATCTCATTGACTCCGGAGGAGATGGATTGGCTTGACCTGAAGAGGCGCTGA
- the fabV gene encoding enoyl-ACP reductase FabV, whose product MIIQPKTRGFICTTAHPEGCVSQVRRQIDYVKAQPAIEGPRNVLVIGASTGYGLASRIVSAFASGANTIGVYFDKAAEGARTASAGWYNSAAFESAASEAGLKSYSIVGDAFSDEIKSKTIELIRSELGQVDLVVYSVASPRRTHPKTGEVFSSVIKPLGGTYTNKTVNFHSGEVTQATIEPATEDELRQTIAVMGGEDWSMWMDELRGAGVLAEGATTVAYSYIGPEITHAVYREGTIGAAKNDLEATAHRLNEELAAAGGRAYVSVNKALVTQSSSAIPVVPLYISALYKVMKEQGIHEGCIEQMYRLFSDRLYSAGETAVDEKGLIRVDDWEMRPEIQEQVAKLWAELNTENVYELSDLEGYRREFFQLFGFETDGIDYEADVNPDVAIPNLR is encoded by the coding sequence ACCGAAAACACGCGGCTTCATCTGCACCACGGCTCACCCCGAGGGCTGCGTAAGCCAGGTGCGCCGCCAGATTGATTATGTAAAGGCTCAGCCAGCTATTGAAGGCCCCCGCAACGTTCTGGTCATCGGCGCTTCTACGGGCTACGGCCTCGCGTCTCGCATCGTCTCCGCATTCGCTTCCGGAGCGAACACCATCGGCGTATACTTCGACAAAGCGGCAGAAGGCGCGCGTACCGCATCGGCTGGCTGGTACAACTCCGCGGCGTTCGAGTCTGCGGCTTCTGAAGCCGGCCTGAAATCCTACAGCATTGTTGGCGACGCGTTCTCCGACGAGATCAAATCGAAGACGATAGAGCTGATCCGCTCTGAGCTGGGCCAAGTGGACCTCGTCGTCTACAGCGTTGCTTCGCCGCGCCGCACGCATCCCAAGACGGGCGAGGTATTCTCCTCCGTCATCAAGCCGCTTGGCGGCACGTATACGAACAAAACCGTCAACTTCCACAGCGGCGAGGTAACGCAAGCGACAATCGAGCCCGCTACGGAAGACGAGCTTCGCCAGACCATTGCCGTCATGGGCGGCGAGGACTGGAGCATGTGGATGGACGAGCTTCGTGGGGCTGGCGTGCTGGCAGAAGGCGCTACCACAGTTGCATATTCCTACATTGGTCCGGAAATTACGCATGCGGTATACCGCGAAGGTACGATTGGCGCCGCCAAAAACGATCTGGAGGCTACCGCGCATCGCCTGAACGAGGAGCTGGCCGCTGCTGGCGGACGCGCTTATGTGTCGGTCAACAAGGCTCTGGTTACGCAGTCCAGCTCGGCGATTCCTGTTGTGCCGCTTTATATTTCCGCCTTGTACAAGGTGATGAAGGAGCAAGGCATACACGAGGGCTGCATCGAGCAGATGTACCGCCTCTTCTCCGACAGATTGTACAGCGCTGGCGAAACCGCTGTCGACGAGAAAGGCCTGATTCGCGTTGACGACTGGGAGATGCGTCCGGAAATTCAGGAGCAGGTTGCAAAGCTGTGGGCCGAGCTGAATACGGAGAATGTCTACGAGCTGTCGGATCTGGAGGGCTACCGCCGCGAGTTCTTCCAGCTGTTCGGCTTCGAAACGGACGGCATTGATTACGAAGCGGACGTCAATCCTGACGTCGCCATTCCGAACCTGCGTTAA